Genomic DNA from Bacteroidota bacterium:
CGCATCGACCTGCGTAACATCGAAAGTAATGTATCCATAATCGGTAATCCTAAAATGAGTATTGGTACGATTATAGAAAATGCTGTCGAACCTTTGGTCGTACTCATCATCGAAAGAATTGCTAAAGCAAAGCCAATGAATAAACTTCCCGAATCACCCAAAAATATTTTCGCCTTATTAAAATTGTATCTCAAAAAACCTAAAGTGGCACCTATTAACAATAAAGAGAGAAAAGAGGAAGTCAAATCATCACGTAAAAGTGATAACGAAAACATAGTTATTGAAGCAATCAAAGCTATACCCGACGCAAGTCCGTCAAGCCCATCAATAAGATTGAATGCATTCGTAATACCTACAATCCAAAGTATAGTAGCGGGGTAATCAAATATACCTAAATTCATTAACTCAAGGTCGAATGGTGAAGTAATAGCCGAAATCCTAAAACCAGCAAGATAAACTAGCGTGGCGGCGAGCCACTGTCCGATAAATTTTTTACCCGGGCTAATCTGTTTTATATCGTCCCAAATGCCTAAGATTAATACCAAAGTTAATGAAACGAGTAACATAATACCCGTTGATGGATTAATAAAATTTATAGTAGGATTGAAGTATATACAAAGCACTAACGAGATAAAAAAGCTCAAATAAATAGCCAAACCACCTAACCGGGGAATAGGAAATTTGTGAACTTTTCGTTCATTGGGAATGTCCATCGCCCCCGCATACTTCGCAAGTGAGATTATTGCTGGTGTCAAAACTAAAGACATCAATAATGGAATTGTAAATATGATTATAAATTGATATAACATAAAATAATAGTTTAAATAGATGCTACAATATTTTCATTACAGGATGATGGCTGTGATAATTGAACATCTCGTAGATATTCCGGTAAGTGTTTAGCCAAAATAACCTGATTGTTGCACAGAGATATAGAATGATCCACGACAGAGAACAATTGTTTTGTATTGCCAGGCCAATTATAATTCACCAATAATTCAAGGGCTTCTCTTGAAAAACCCTTTATAGCTTTTATCGCAGCAACATTCGATTCTCTTAACATTTTTTCGACTAAAAAAGGTAAATCTTCTTTCCTTTCTCGAAGAGGAGGTATATTAACACTAATCGGACATATTGAAGAATGTACCTCTTTTTTGGGTGGATAGAATGATAATTGAGTAGAATCTTTTTCGGTTGTTCCGCCAATAATTCTAAAACTTACATTTAACTCCTCGACACCATTCAATCTATGATAATGCTTATTTTTCAGCACGCTGCCAATTTTTGCTTGAATGTCCAATGATATTGAAGAAATATTTTCTAAAAAAAGAGTTCCACCGAAAGCCACTTCCAACAACCCTTTATTGATTGCTACACCGGAGACGGTGAGTTCTTCGAATCCAAATATTTTTTTCTCAAGTTCAGCAGCCGGTATACTGTTACAATCAAACATAATAAAATTATTATTTTTCCGACTGCTTAAATCATGAATGATTTTTGCGAGCCCTTCCTTTTCAGTTCCTTGTTCCCCTACAATTAAAACCCCGATGCCACTCATAGATATTAGTTCAACGGTTTGGAAGATGTGGGTCATAGCAGGGCTAACATAAAAGCTCGATAATTTTGTTTTTGTTGGCATAACTTTTTTTATAAATTTAGTGCAATCGAAAGATACATTTCCTGGTTTGTTACTTTTTGAGGAAATATCGAGTAATCGATTGAAAATATTTTTGTTTGGATTCCAACCCCGATGGTCGCAAATCGTAAATTATTTTCTACTATGTATCCCCCTCTGAGTACCAAAAAATTTGTAACGTTCATTTCTAACCCACCTTTATACCGAAGGCCGGCTTTCCCAAAAATCTTTTCGTTTGCTAACGCAAATGAAAACAACTGATTCTTCATATCTGACGGGAACTTCATTGTAATACCAGCTTGAAGACTGTGAGCTAATGTGATTCGGTTGAGCTGAGTTGTACCTTTATCAATAGAATAGTCGATACCATTTCCGATGCTATTCAGAACTAATCCATAACTAATATTTTCAGCAGGTGAATAATTTGCACTAACCGAAGTTCGAACAGACCATAATTGTGAAACATCGCTTTTTGCAAACCTAACACCTACTAAAGTACCAATACTTAAAGAATGTAAAATTTCGCGGGCATACCCTACATCAGAGCATAACTGCCATAATTTAAATTCAGTCGGAGAATTCTTTCGTATATACCCTGTATGGATCAATGACAAGCCAATTGCCATAACTTCACCGGTTTTTAAGCTAATTGGTATAGCAATACCCTGACTCATTCCATTTATAGATTTTTCCTGCATATGGTTAAACAGTATCGAGTAATTTCGTAATTTCGTAAGCCCTGCCATATTCCAATACATTCCGTTCACATCGAAGGCATCAGAAACAAACGCCTCGGCAAGGGCTGCAGATCTGGCACCAAGTACTGTCGATGTTTTGTTGAAATAATTTGTTTGGGCATTTGCACAAGCATAAATCGCAAACAAGAATAGAAATAGATATTTAATGTTTTTAGTCTTCACGATTATTCAATTAAAGAATCTAAAAAAACTGAAAATAAAAATTGCTTCTCTCATGAAATCGGATAATTCTCTTATCACATTGTTCTTCTTGGGTACATATACCGTGTCGCCTGGGCGAACTATCGGTATTGCAGAAATATTTCCATTTTCGATGTAAGAGACAAGGTCGACTTCAATGGGTAGTGTGTTCAAACCTCCCCGCAATATCTTGATGCTGCGTAGATCAGAGTCCACTGTAATACCGCCGGCAGTAGATAGAATTTCGATTAATGATAATTCACTAGTGATCGTATAATTATCTTGTCTTGAAACTTCGCCGAGAACAGTAACTTTTTGAACAACAACACTTGTAATATTCAATGAAACCTTTATTTCACCTTGGATGTAAACAGATAATTTTTGTTTGAGTTGTTCGATAAATTGGTCTTTTGTAAGTCCGGCAACAACTATCTCACCGATAAGGGGAACCGTTAATAAACCTGTTTCCTTAACGGGTCCTTGAAAATTAAACTCAGGATACCCCCAAACTATTACTTGAATTTGATCGCCCAACCTAATTACATAATTATCAGCTTGTGAATCACCATGCATCGGCTGACTGCCTGATCGAATTATTTGTGTCAGATTATCTTTTGCTATATCTGCCGAAGAAGAACAGCCCACAATTAATAAAAAAGATAAGAAAACAATTAAGATTAGTTTCATTACGAAGTTTTTTAATGTTCGTTAAGTTGTTAATACCATTATTATTTCATTCATATGTTTCAAAGGCTATGCCATCATATATGACTGCAAATTGACAATTATTGGGCGATTTTTAAGCGATTAACAAAATCCATAATTAATTTTCACTTAAAAACAAATAGTTTTAACACCTTTAGTTGAATAAAATTGTGAAAAGTGTAACCTTCTT
This window encodes:
- a CDS encoding sigma 54-interacting transcriptional regulator produces the protein MPTKTKLSSFYVSPAMTHIFQTVELISMSGIGVLIVGEQGTEKEGLAKIIHDLSSRKNNNFIMFDCNSIPAAELEKKIFGFEELTVSGVAINKGLLEVAFGGTLFLENISSISLDIQAKIGSVLKNKHYHRLNGVEELNVSFRIIGGTTEKDSTQLSFYPPKKEVHSSICPISVNIPPLRERKEDLPFLVEKMLRESNVAAIKAIKGFSREALELLVNYNWPGNTKQLFSVVDHSISLCNNQVILAKHLPEYLRDVQLSQPSSCNENIVASI
- a CDS encoding polysaccharide biosynthesis/export family protein, which translates into the protein MKLILIVFLSFLLIVGCSSSADIAKDNLTQIIRSGSQPMHGDSQADNYVIRLGDQIQVIVWGYPEFNFQGPVKETGLLTVPLIGEIVVAGLTKDQFIEQLKQKLSVYIQGEIKVSLNITSVVVQKVTVLGEVSRQDNYTITSELSLIEILSTAGGITVDSDLRSIKILRGGLNTLPIEVDLVSYIENGNISAIPIVRPGDTVYVPKKNNVIRELSDFMREAIFIFSFFRFFN